The segment TCGGATTTGTTGTATGTGAGCATATGATCTTGAGTTCCTTGAAGATATCTTAATACTTTCTTTGCAGCTTTCCAATGTTCCATTCCTGGATTAGCTTGAAATCTCCCCAGTAATCCCACAAcatatgctatatcaggtctGGTACAGACTTGAGCATACATTAAAGTCCCAATTAGTGAAGCATATGGAAATGCTTTCATATGCTCCCTTTCAATTTCATTCCTCGGAGATTGTGATTGGCTCAACTTTTCACCTTTAGTAATAGGCACTGGGCTTGGTTTGGAATTTTCTATACCAAATCTCTCCAACATTTTCTTAATGTAGGCTTTTTGAGATAGACAAACTTttttcttagatctatctctatgaacCTCAATGCCGATGACATATGAGGCTTCACCCATatccttcatatcaaaattactgGAGAGAAATTGCTTAGTCTCTCTAAGCAATGCCAAATCACTGCTAGCAAGcaaaatgtcatctacatataggaCTAGAAAAATAAATCGACTCCCACTGATCTTAAGATAAATACATCTATCAACAACGTTTTCTACAAAGCCAAATGTAGAAATGACGTTATTGAACTTAAGATACCACTGTCGGGATGATTGCTTGAGTCCATATATAGACTTATTTAGCTTGCAAACTTTTTGACTCTGACCTTCTGAaacaaaaccttcaggttgtttcatgtaaacttcttcctctaaatctccattaaGAAATGCAGTTCTCACATCCATTTGGTGCAGCTCTAAGTCAAAATGAGCCACCAAAGCCATAATTATCCTTAAAGAATCCTTCTTTGAAACTGGAGAGAAGGTTTCATGATAATCAATACCCTCCTTTTGAGTAAATCCTTTGGCAACAAGTCTGGCCTTATGTCGCTCTACCTTGCCTTTGGAGTCTCTTTTGGTTTTAAAAACCCATTTGCAGCGTACTGCAGTAGCTCCAGGAGgtagttcaactagattccaaacattatttttagccatagaatctatctcatctTTCATAGCATCTAGCCATTTGGAGGAATTTACTGAACTTATGGCTTGTGAGAAATTTATTGGATCATCTATATTCCCTATGTCATAATCGCTTTCTTGAAGGTATACTATATAATCTGGTGGAATTGGAGATCTCCTTACCCTTGATGACCTTCTTAAAGTTGCTTCTTGATCCACTGGTTCTATAGGTGGAGGAGCAACATTCTCAGTGATAATTGGCACAGATTCAAGTGGAACATTAATAGTAGACTCATCCTCCTCCAAATCATTATCAATGATAGGTGGAGGAATCATTGGCTGCTTATTTGAATCTTGCACATCATACGGAGTTTGCTTAtcctcaaaattaatttcttgaggTTTTATACTCCcactgatttggtcattttcaagAAATCTAGCATTTCTTGTCTCCACAATCCTCAAAGTATGATTAGGACAGTAAAATCTGTATCCCTTGGACTTTTCTGGATAACCAATAAAATAACAACTAATGGTTCTAAAGTCCAACTTTTTCTCTTGTGGGTTGTACACCCTTGCCTCAGCTTGACACCCCCAAATGTGTAGATGTCTTAAACTAGGTTTCCTACCTGTCCAAACTTCATAGGGTGTTTTTGGGATAGCTTTAGTAGGAACCCTGTTTAGAATATACGCAGCGGTTTTTAAGGCATCACCCCACAGAGAAATTGGAAGAGTTGAGAGACTAATCATACTTCTTACCATCTCCATTAATGTTCGGTTTCTTCTTTCCGCAACTCCATTTTGATCAGGAGTACCAGGCATAGTGTATTGTGCAACTATACCTTGCTCTTGAAAAAATCGAGCAAATGGACCTAAATGTTGTCCAGTTTCAGTATACCTACCGTagtattcaccacctctatctgatctcacaactttaatctttttatcaagTTGTAACTCTACCTCTGTTTTGAAAAGCTTAAAGGCATTTAATGCCTCAGCCTTGTCATACAACAAGTAGAGATACCCATAGcgtgagtaatcatcaataaaggtgataaaaGATTTATGACCAGTAAAACATGGGGTCGAAAAGGGCCCACATATATCTGTATGTATGACATCCAATAAATATTTGCTTCTTATAGCACCTTTCTTAAACTTGTTAGTCTGCTTTCCCTTGATGCAGTCTAAACAAGTTTCAAAATCACCATAGTCAAGAGTTGGTAAAATTCCATCATTTACTAATCTCTTGATTCTTTTATGGAGATATGGCCTAATCTTCGGTGCCATAACATAGAGGAATTTTCATTTATTATGCTACGTTTTAATCCATAATGATCTTTATTTTGCAGGGATAAAAGGGATAGCTCAAAGGATGTATCAAGGTCTAATTTGAATAGACCATCCTCTAACAAGCAATTACCAACAATAATATTATTCAAGGAAAGGTTTACAAAAGACCGTCCAAATAAAATGGTATATCCAAAGGAAACAAGTTTCGAAATAGATATTAGGTTTCTAGAAAATCTAGGTACATAAAAGGTATTTTCTAGGTACAAAATATGGCCAGTCTTTAAGGTTAATTTGAACGTTCCAACAACTTCCACATGTGAACGCATCTTATTTCCCATTATGATGCTTCGCTCACTTTCCGTTGGAATTCTTTTGTTCAATAATCCCTGCAAAGTTTTACATATATGGATAGTAGCACCAGAGTCAATCCACCATGTGTTATGAGGTAcatcaataaaatttgattcataACACACTAAGGAAAGAGAAGTACCTTTCTTTTCGAGCCATTTCTTGTACTTGATGCAGTCCTTTTTCAAATGTCCCTGTTtcctacagaagaagcacttatTTGCCTTTTATCAGTCACTTTGGCtgacactttcattttcttcttcttaacagGAATATGATGACTGGTACCGCCGACCTCTTTATGTCCTTTTCCCTTATGAGAGGTGAGATAAACACTCTCTTGCCTCTCTTGTTTTATTCTCTGCTCTTCATCAACACACATGGCTAGAAGTTGATTCATAGTCCATTTTTCTGTATGTGTGTTGTATGAGATCTTAAATGGTGCATATTCCATAGGCAGAGAATTAAGAACAAAGTGTACAAGAAAAGTCTCTGACATGTCTACTTCCAATGATTTTAATTGGGCAGCGATGTCACGTAATTCCATAATGTGTTCGCGTATGCCACCATTATCATTATACTTCAAGGAAGCAAACCTTGATATTAAGGTGCTGGCTAGGGCTTTCTTTGAACTCACAAATTGCTCTTCTACTGCTGTTAAGAATTCTTTTGCAGTTTTGCAATCAAGAATTGAACCCCTTATCTTTCTGGAGATATGATTTTGTATGAGTAAAAGACTTAAGCGGTTTGACCGTTCCCACCTCTCATACAACTTTTTCTCCTCTGGCGTAGTTTCCTCTGTGGGGACAGGTGGCATGTCCTCACGAAGTGCCAGATCAATATCCATGCACCCTAAAGTAAATGTCAGTCTTTCTTTCCATTCCGAGAAATTTGAACCATTAAGTATTGGGATGCATGATGTGGATTGTGAAAAAACTGTCGGAAACAAAGCTGCAAAACATATGCTTACTATCAATATGCATGCTATAATTATGCTAAAATCTTATCTAAATCACTAACCCATATTAGCAATTTAGTGAGtgaatcaaaattaactttacaTGATTTACCCCTTTACGATAAAACTAATGCATTAAGTATGATATTTAATGAACTTTAATATATCTAGttagaaaaatccaaagaataacagccagatcagctccagatcggtggtggagcactaggctcacttaagtaccagcctttcttaggcacgtatgcctttttgacaagcttttcttagacaccgttattcaatggataaaattttactagatattgttcaatattaataaagaattcaaggcctttgggcaacaaaatttcatcataaatatcatactaATAACATTATTTCATCCCATCATTAACTTTGTATAATGATTTTCCTTTGGGGCCAGTTCATTATATATGATGCAAATATTCAATTTCATGAGATGATGATAAAAAGACTCTTTATTGATTAAATTAAACTAAAGCATTCTAAAATTTAtgggatgctttggctcgtcaccacaaatatataaaaatttaatcatttatatatcttttcctacataagatgctttggctcgtctcatgcatatatcatccttttatcatgaaaaatatgaataatttaAACAATCATGTATCATCATAAGAAAGCATATAAATTGATCATTTATGTAATAAATTCATTACAGAGACCAATATGTAATAATCAGTGTACCGTTCTGTAATGAAGCCTAAGTACAgggatcaaataaatatactttaGGACCTTTCTGTAATTTAACTTTCGGCTGGGGACCATAGATGAATTTCGGAATCCCCTTGTTCAGAATAACATATTGTCAGGGGTTTCTTTGCAAAACTCACAGTTTAGTCAAAAggattcgggtttcgggttgtgGGTCGAAACCCAATAACCCGGAACCTGTTAAtcccttcacctttttttttttttttaattaaccgGATTCGGATTGCGGGTTTAGAAAACCCGAAACCCAACactattcatcttcttccccaaacgAAAAGAGGAGAAGGGGGCCAAAACCAGTGGCCCTTTCTCTCCTAAACGACGGCGGCgcaaccgccgccgccgcccataGGCATGGCCGCAGGCCGCGGGGCGGCCACAAGGCGGGGCCGGAGGCCGGGGGTCGGCCGCGGGGTGCGGCCGCAGCCCGCGGTCGTGGGCCGCAGGCCGTGCTGCGGGCGCCGTGGGTGGCGCGGCTGGCGCCGTTGGCAGTGGCCGGGGCCGTTTAGCGGCGGGCCGCAGGCCATGGc is part of the Phoenix dactylifera cultivar Barhee BC4 unplaced genomic scaffold, palm_55x_up_171113_PBpolish2nd_filt_p 000664F, whole genome shotgun sequence genome and harbors:
- the LOC120106849 gene encoding uncharacterized protein LOC120106849 → MDIDLALREDMPPVPTEETTPEEKKLYERWERSNRLSLLLIQNHISRKIRGSILDCKTAKEFLTAVEEQFVSSKKALASTLISRFASLKYNDNGGIREHIMELRDIAAQLKSLEVDMSETFLVHFVLNSLPMEYAPFKISYNTHTEKWTMNQLLAMCVDEEQRIKQERQESVYLTSHKGKGHKEVGGTSHHIPVKKKKMKVSAKVTDKRQISASSVGNRDI